A single genomic interval of Lathyrus oleraceus cultivar Zhongwan6 chromosome 7, CAAS_Psat_ZW6_1.0, whole genome shotgun sequence harbors:
- the LOC127100418 gene encoding ribonuclease H2 subunit A, producing MICAFQVYIDTVGDPGKYEAKMSKNFPSIKFVVAKKADSLYPVVSGASIAAKVTRDRAVRDWVLDETADNIHRNFGSGYPADPATKSWLENHKHSIFGFPTLVRFSWGTCSTYFKSGAEVLW from the exons ATGATTTGTGCTTTTCAGGTTTATATTGATACGGTCGGAGATCCAGGGAAATATGAGGCAAAAATGTCTAAAAATTTCCCATCTATCAAATTTGTGGTTGCTAAGAAAGCTGATAGTCTTTATCCTGTTGTCAGTGGTGCAAGTATAGCTGCAAAG GTTACGAGGGACCGAGCTGTAAGAGATTGGGTGCTCGATGAGACTGCTGATAATATACACAGGAACTTTGGTTCTGGATATCCTGCAG ATCCCGCAACCAAGTCTTGGCTAGAAAATCACAAACATTCTATCTTCGGTTTTCCAACATTGGTTCGGTTTAGTTGGGGAACTTGCAGCACTTATTTTAAAAGTGGTGCTGAAGTTTTATGGTAA